The Camelus ferus isolate YT-003-E chromosome 13, BCGSAC_Cfer_1.0, whole genome shotgun sequence genome segment CGGGGAAGGGACTGCCACTCTGCCACCCAGAGCCCTTGTGCCTCCTGTAATGCCAGAGGCTGACGCTAGCCTCAATCCCTAGACAGCTCACACCCAGCAGAAGAGGGTCCAGGCCAGCAGAGACAGCCGAGTTCTCAGAAAATTTATTACAGTTGGCAGCAACAGGCAGGGGAGAGACACTAGACTCATTTGCCCTTCAGGTAGATCTTGGGGGTCTGCCAGCCTGTAGGGGCTTCCTTCAGGCCCGCCTTCAGCCAGATGCGCCTCAGGTCTCTCTCGAACTTGAtctgtgagggcagagggagggaccaCCTACAGGTTTGTGCACAGCCCTGCATCTCAACCACCGTGCCCAGCTCTGGGACGACGGCCCCACACTCACCTGCTTCCGTTTCAGGCGTCCTTCCCTGACCTTCCGCCGCAAGAACCGCGTTCTCTTGACTAGCTTGCGGTACTTGTGATGATTCATCTTCCGCCGGCGGATCTTTAGTACGTTTTTGCACTGCATCTGGGGTGCCTCCCACACCTCCTTGACCCCCTGCTCAGCCCCTTCGCCCACATGACTAGCTGGACATTCATAGAGTTGGGTCCCAACGTCCAGTCTGGGCAGGAGATAGCGGATGGTCAGCCAGCTTTCCA includes the following:
- the AURKAIP1 gene encoding aurora kinase A-interacting protein; translation: MFLVRLTSQLLRAIPRAGYSRPWPVSRVLGSHACRPHFSTQPTGPSGFVSLPGKRVHLELEEMLVPRKMSVSPLESWLTIRYLLPRLDVGTQLYECPASHVGEGAEQGVKEVWEAPQMQCKNVLKIRRRKMNHHKYRKLVKRTRFLRRKVREGRLKRKQIKFERDLRRIWLKAGLKEAPTGWQTPKIYLKGK